ATGCAACATCAGAAGTTagtgcaaaataaaatgttaAAATTAGCAACTACTGAACTCAATCCATTACGCTTATGATATTAAAATATAATATATACAGAGCATTATCCAAATAATGTTTCCAACTTACTAGGTTAGCGAGCTCCCTCAATGGTCGGCATTCACCAAACGCCTTGACAAGTGTTGTAATATTCTTttcaggataaggacgagcaacAGCCAGAATCAACGGTTTCCTAGGATTCGTAAAGAACCTCATTATCTGTCAACACATACAAATTATCAGGGCATGGGCTTAAAAATGCAGGATAAACAGGCACAAATGAACAACTGAAGAAGTCTAAATCGAAAAAAGTATGTGAACTAGTAAGTAAAATGTCGAATGTACAAATCTCAAGAAAAAATTGCCACCTCAGACCAAATAGGTGGATCTTCAGAGGCTGGGGACGGGCTAACTTCCTCGCCATCCATATCAAAATCTTGAATCATATGGCCAAATTCAACACCTGGAGGGATTATCTGCAGAGCAAGGAATAGAAAAGTAATCAATATTAAAATGCTACAGCAGATATGGACAGCTGAAGCTAACTACCCGATTATGAAACACAATTCTCTGCCTCAATTACCAGTTTATGGTAACAAAAGTAAGAATCAGAGTAACAATGTATACTCACAACCATACGAGGCATGTAACGGCCGTAGCAATTAGCACCACGCTTGACTCTCGCACGAAGTTTCCTTGCAAGCATGACCTCAAACCCATCATACAGGTGCCATTGCTCTTCTATCTCTTGCCTAGTGCTTGCAATAACGATCTCAGAAGCATCAAGAGACAATTCCTCTGCCTCAATTCGGCGCATTATTTTGTATGTCATATTTATTTCTTCCCTCGTCTGCCTCCCTTGCTTGAGAAGCCCTTCCAACTTATCTTTCCCAAGAAAATGCCCAGTAAATACCATGTGAACGTTAAGTGCTCCAGATAGTAGAGCGGCAGCAACTCCTGCACTGGCATAATGGCCATGAATCACAGCAGGCCACACTGGATGCCCACATCCGATTTCTTCGCCTATGATTTTCGACATATGCACTATATGACTGAGTGCGCCATCAACAAATTCTTGAATGTAAGGCCAGAGATGTTCTTTAGCTAGATACTTGTCTTTCGGCCCAAATGGTATTCTGATGATATATGCACCACTGTTCTCTCTTCTTTCATGTTTAAGATTCTTGGAGCTTGTTGGTACTAGTGTCTCTGATGGTTCACCATATCCACGATCATAATTCGGTGCTAAGATTTGCCTTGTCAACAGATCAACCCGGTACACTCCAGGACATGAACTCAATGCTTTAGCAAGTTCCACAACATATTTGACCTGTCAAACGACACAACAGAGCAAGTGAAATTACATCATTATACCTTTCTGTTGATGGGCGTATTTAGAAGGTCAAATGGAAGTAATATTACCCCCTCTTAACTAAACAATAGGGTTAGGGTTATTCATGCTGAAAAAGGAATGGAGTTGTACTTAATCACACAATTATGCGCAGCAGCAATACCTGTCCACTAGTATCTGAATCACGGCCAAGCTCCATGTTCTCACCACGGACCAGGCCATGAAGGCTGCAGTATAATACATCACAAAGGAATTAAACGGCCAATTCATTTCAACACAAAATACTGGCAAACCTGCAATACATCATATATATCAAAGGAGGGAACAGGATTACACGAGCAAGACTACAGGAGGTTATACCACCATTTCTTAGGTCTAAAGGTTTGATTATCAGTACTTCAGAAGGTAGGCTAAATAAGCAAATGGTGATGCTTTTAGATCATCTATTGCTAAAAAATGGCATCATGGCAAATGCCGTGGTGCATGATGGATGCTAGACCACAACATACAGGTAGCAGAATAAAGTAATCTCCGACTAAGAGGTTATTGGCATCTGATATGAATAGCAGCTCAGTGCAAAATGAATTAATAACTTGCAGCGTATGTGTCGTTTAACATGCCTTACATTGCAAAACTTGCTTACGAAATACAACATGGAGTTAAAGAAACTATTCCATACCTGATCAACACTATGTATAGCTTGTCAACAGCACTGATCTTAGGTGTGTTCCCAGTCGAGCTGTCACCATAGGCAACAGATGCATCACCAGCATCCTCTCCCTTTTCTCCTTCAAAGAGATCTTCAGACATTTCTGCAGTAGCATCATTCCGTGGCTTCTCTGTCTCTAGGCGGCGTTTTAACAAGCGGTTGGCTTCCTCAACCTGAGTACTGGAACAATTAGGTAATAGGAAAGGTACGTGAAAGATGGACAAACCGAAGTGCAAATGTGAGTAAGCACATAATCTTTGAACAAGGGGGAAATTCTGACATCAGAAGGTCGCTTTTTGATGACCAACGTGGATCAGGTTAGGGTTGAAAGCAGCATGAGATGCTTAatgcaagaaaataaaatacttatATAATCTGACTAGGGCTGGTCACAGCAACGCAGGGCACTGCCACGTCAATGAAAGGCGTGTGTGTGCCGGCCTCTTTCCAAAGATGGCCTGGGCGTGCACGACCTGGCTCGCAAGGGGCTGGCTTTGAGGATCCGCTGGCAGTGACTGAGAGTAGACCTATCAGTCACCTTTTCATGCAGATTTTATACGCTTTGCATGCAGTTTTTCCATAAATCAGTTGTATCCAGAAGTTGCCTCTCATGGATATTCTTGTTGATTGGAGGGTTCACCTCATTTTGATTTGAATTGGTTCCTTCTGTAACAATATTATGGTTCGAGTGTGTTTTTCTCTCCAAGCTTGAGAGGAGGCAAATAATTGCTAAATGAGCATCGGAGGAATTTTTGGAAAGACTGGACGGTTGATTTGCAGGTGTCAATGGAGCTCCAGAAATCTGCTTCCTTGATGTTGGATACTTAAGGCTACCGGGAACAATGAAGGTATACTCTGAAGTCTAAACGGTTCCAGAGATTTGTGAGTTTCGTACTCTTGAGTCTAGGGATGCTTTTCAAGTATGATGGCATTTTTACCTTTTTTCAACACATAACACAACATTTCATCAGCTCTAGTAGAGAGTCAATATTGGTGGACTAGAATTAAAATGTGGAAGTAAACAAAAGTGAGAATTAAATAGAACTTGGATGCAGCATTATTGCAGACAATGCCATGGTAGAAAACATATTCCAACACCAGTGCCATTTATGTTTTATGAGATTCCAGCAGTGGTGCAACACACATGTTGCTCGACAAATCCAACTAAATCAATAATTACTGCCATGATTTCAACCACTTCTCTCGCTACATTTGTCATTTATTTGATCTGTGACtacttgaaaacaaaaatagacTGCGAACGATTGGTCAATAGAAATATTTCAGTAGCATATACCAACTCTGGTGTCTATGCAACCAATAGATAGTGATTATATGCCATTTTCCCAGAATGTGCGTGCTACTTACTTTGAAATTGCACCACTTTATGAAGCAGCATTTGGTAAACTGAAAAAGTAACCAGGGAAAGAGATGAAGAGCCAGAGACCAAGTGGCGACAACAGGAAACTTAGAAATTGTCCAACCGCGGGCATGCATACTTCATAATCAGATGAGGAAAGAATCCACCTAACATTGTAGGTAATGCTACCACACTCATGTAGTACTTCTGAATACTTCAGAACTGAGATCAATCACCAAAAGTTCAACCAACGCATTCCCGTCGAACAGAGCCTGGTGCTCTGCTCTCTAAAATGCACCTATGTGAAGATCAATCCATCTTTTAGTCCTTCCTAGACAAAATAAAGAAGACATACACACACACTAATCTAATCTAATCTAACCCATGGCTCCACTTGAATGAGCTCTAACTTGCACACGAAATGAATTACCAACGGCCCCGGCTATCCCTCTCCAACCACATATAAAAAAAAGCTGCAGCGCTAGCTAGCAGTAGTACGaacgaagaaaaagaaacgaaCGAACAACGCAAAAGGCGCacacctccttcttcttcctggcgAGGTTCCAGATCCTCCATGTCATGTTCTCCAGCCGCGTGTTCCTCTCCTGCGGGCTCCGCATCGCGTTCGCCTGCAGCAGCAACCCCGCACGGATCGATCAGAAACAGCCGCAGGCCAATTAACCCACCAAAACGAAACCGAAACCCGAAAAAAATGGACCCTCGCCGGAATCGCGCGGCGAGAGCCTGGAGCAGAGCTGCTGCAGGGAGGGATGGACACACGTACGCGGGACCATGTCTTGTAGAGGTCGGTCTCGTCGTAGCCGGTGATGACCTCCTCGACGAAGTACCGGGCCGGGGAGAAGTGGCCGCGctcgcggaggaggagcgagggcCGAAGCtccccgcccccgcctcctcccccgcccccgcctcctccgccgccgctgcccttcCCCGCGTCGAGGATGGCGTCCAGGTAGCTGTTGATCCAGTTGTCGTTCCCGCACAtcgcgccgcgcgcgccgcgcctgctgctcgccgccgccgtcgtcgccggaaTCGAGGGGCTTCCCCCGGAGGAGGAATGGGATGGGAATTGAAATTGAAGAACCGACCGCAGAAGAagtggtggcgaggaagaagagaagagaggtgGCAACGCGAAgccaaaaaacaaataaacaaatttAGGAAAAGAatttacagaaaaagaaaagaaaaaagttttGGGAGGGAGACGGGCAGCGGATTGCGGGGCGATCCTGGCCGTCGGTTTCTGACCCGACGGTGACTCGGTGAGTGTCTGGCGGCCGAATCTGTGGGCTTCTCGTAAGCGTTGCAGCTGGAGTTGAGATGCTTAGATTTATTTATTGTGTTCCTTTTATATTGTTTTCTGTTCCTTCTGGAGAAAAACCGCATTCCTTTCACATATGTATATGTCTTAACCGATGCGATAAAGACAGGGAAAATAATACCCACGTCTTGCTCACAGCTCACCTCTTTTTAATTATTGATGAGGTTTTGTAGACTTGTCGATcgacatgcatatgcatgcatgaaagaAAGATACTCCTATTGTTTgtccctgcaaaaaaaaaagacatatgttagggatttttttttaagaaaaatagtAGCCCTACTTTATTGATAGTATGTTGATTTTGTTTAGTAGACACAAGCATTGTTTacaaggaaaaaggaaggTGGGAAGaaatattttcaaaatttgacgCTTTAATCGAATTTGAAGCGTTATTGTCATTAATTACCATGCATTACGTGGCTTCTATCTTCGGTAGACGTTGTGGACATGCGTTCATATGTGTTGATAGGTGTCGTTGttttagaaagaaaatagGCTTTACCTGCTTTCTTGCAACGAAGTCGTCGGAGGAAAATATTGTGATCTATTACCTGCCTTGTAGGAAAAGGCATTTGGAGATAGAGCATTCAATAGAAGCAGTGCCCAAAATGCCTCTATAAAGATCAGACAGAAGTAAGACGAGCTGTAATTGTATGTACGTGTAAAGAACTCAAACGTGACAACGGTACGATAATACGATATGATGACGGTTGTCATTGATCAAGAAGGAAATCAAAAAGGAACTCGAGTTTTTGGTGCGATCGCTCGGGAATTGAGACTTATGAATTTCACTAAAAGAGTCTCATGAGCTCCTGAGGTATTATAAATACTAGTAGTAGAGACTATGATATAGTAGGGTATCAGAATAATATGGCGGTGTATCAAACGAGTTTAGGTGATTAGAGGTTCACCTTTCATTTGATACAGTTATATGAGATTTAATGgataggatttgaaattttcacTAAATAGATGTTTCCACCTGGTACATCGCTTTATTATAATTACGAGCATTTTTAATATTTACACTGGTGATATATCTAACCGTTAGTTTGAGCATGACCAACTTCCAAAAAAGAATTGTAGTAGATGGTAAGAAAGCTGCTAATTTCAATCGCATCAGAGTTCGAACACAGATGAACTTGATGGATATTATGAAAATGCATCAATTGCATGAAAATCTTGCTCCTCAAGACCTAGTGTTACAAATTTGGAAATATTTATGTTCCATGTAAAACCTGCCACTAGGAATAGCATGATTTTATAGAAAGAAGGCTTTTACGTAGTACCTGGTTTTAAATTAATAAAACTCCAAATAGCCAATACGAGTTTTTGGCATGAGTTCAACTTCTTGctttgctctcttttttccaaCCTTTCACGCAAGTTGTCATTGATCTGCAGGTCAACCGTTGCCGCTGCATGTACGGTCAAATCTTTAGACCAGatgctattttttaaaatgatTGTTCAACTAGGCCTCTAAAGATGCCATGTCATACCATCGTGTAATAATGGAGGTATGGAACTACGTAAAGTGCAAATTCTCAAAGGCTAGCTAGTTCGTCCTTTCGTGACCTCGTTGGGGCACATATAGTTTGGTCACCCTACGACCCTAATATAAATagcaacaaggaaaaaaaaaggtgaatcTTGAACAATTAATTTGGGACTATCCAACATTGACAATCTTGTGAATATAGCTAGGTCTTATGACCACATTTGGAACACATGAATTTTACCTTCTTTCTGGCCATGTTTActtagagaaagaaaaaaaatgaattttatGGGGACAAAAGACAAATGCTATGTTTGGGAACACACACACGATCTAAGTTTGTTTTCCTTACGGCGTCTCACGTCTCGGTTCGAATCTTTTTGTGTGTAGCACAGAAGAGTATTGTTCATTTTCGACATCTTCAttgatcgatgcacacaaatCTGAATTGTCTATTCTACTCCACCAAGACAATTATGAATTTGGAGTAGTAAAGATCATTTTAAGACCAAGAGTGTTTATCACGGAAAGCTTCGGCGCCTAGTTGGTCACAAGTTTTTCGAATTTCCGTGTgccaaaagaaggaaaaagtgACGGCAGCGGAGTGGTGGCGGGAAGGAGAATCGGCAGGCACCCCCCTGCCCCCAATCATCTTTCATTGATTCACCCGTACATGTCGACATCGCAGCAGTCTCCTTCTATCTCCTCGTCAGATTGATCGACATTGTTATTCCATCCCCTCCACTTGCCGTTTGTCCACGCCacagcgcgcacacacacacacacgggTAAGCTAAGCTAACGTACGTACCTCGTCGTTCCCCATCAGCCTCATCTCGCCGTTTCGTGTCGTCAAGCGGcggctcctgctgctgctgctgctgtcgacTACTTTCCCTGCTCATCGATCctcatcagcagcagctggaTGCATGATCAGGTGCATTGCCGTAGTCAGTTAGCCTCTGACCGACCTTGTTTGCAATGCCAACTGTGTGCGTACCCCCTAACGTTATCGGGATGTTTTCATTTCCCCGGTCGTGGTAGACGACCTATCCGTCGACAGCGAGACGTGGGGCAATTTCGGTGGCAGAGGTTATGTTCTAACAAAATTGTGTGACGTATTGTGGTTAGGGATGCAAATGGGATTCTGCTCATATCCGGTTTCTAGACCAACTTTCGAATCTCTAAATCAAATTTTAAGTAAATAGTTTCCATCGGAAAAAAATTAAGTACTCCTAAATAATCTGACTAGAGAACTAGCGTATCAATTAGGAACCTCTGTATTCCGTTTACCGCGTAACAGTAGAATCCGGCCAATTATGGTCGtgaggagaaaagaaataagCGGGGAGCATTTTTACGGTATTCCGGTACTCCAAAAACCAATACTGGAGTACCAAATAGATCTGACCGTCCATGATAAAGGGCAAATTAGACATTTGTTAAACGTACAATGGTCTACAATCATCTCCAAATCTGTTGTTAGTTACGGCCGGAAAAAAAGGACGCCGATCGATTCAATTTGGGCTAGCTAGCTCAGCGATGGCTGCACCTGCAACCCCTCCGATTGAATCGCCGAGCTCTGTTGCGTCACCGTGCTCTCTCCGCTCACCTGTCGTGCTCCCTCTTCGTCCGCTCCGCCAGCGCCAAGGCCCAATCGAATAGTGGTGGCGGTTTCTCCGTGGCGTCCATTTTCTCCTCTAGCAGCTGCTACTCCGTCTCTTCGTCCTCTCCGGCATGGCGGCGATGCCCTTTTCTGCTCCAACGGCGCCGCTTGTGTCGCTCAGGCGGTTGTTGCTCCATCTCTTCCTCTGTACTGCCGGCGCAGTGACTCAATCGAGTAGCAGCTTCGTCCGCTCCGCTGGCTGACCGGCCACCAATCGAGCGGCGTCTTCTCCGCTCTGTCGGCGTGGCCCTCGTCCGCTATGCCGGCACGGGGTTAACTGTCTTTTTTAATTGCAAAAAAGCAAGATCGAGTTCAGTTCGAGAAAATTCCAAACTACCCTCGGTGATTACGATTTTGCCCTCCAATCGAGGTATTCCGGTGGTTTTTGACTCGGTACCCCGTATAATTAAGGATGGAGTACCAGACAATACAAACCATTAGATTGGGATAAATGAGCGGTCCATATTAAAATCGGGGTACCGTGAAAGAGCTCTGAACGGACCCTGCTTGCATGCTATGCTAGGGTCAGCTTCAGTGGCGCAGGATGTGTCACCTGCGAATTCGACCATGTTAATAATAGTCCACTGTTCAGATATGGCACGGCACCAGTAGGAGGATGAGAAAGATCGATGTCGGATTCAGCAGAGCACCGGATTTAAGATGCTGAGAGCTACGGCATCATGACTAGGATCACCATCAGTTCACTGTCAAATCCTTGTAATAAAGCTGGGGCAGCCAGCCAGGCAGGCTCTAAGAGTGGTGATGGTTCAGGTTGACCTGTTGCCGCCGTCAGTTTCTTATGGCCGGCGCTCGTCCGTGTCAGCTGGGCAGCAACGATGGTGAAGCAGACACAGGCGTCGCCGttgaagcagaagaagaaatggaTCTTCGTCGACAAAAGTGTCTTCGAACGCGAAATTTTTCACAGGAAACAGTTCAATTTCGAAGGAATTGGTAAATTTCCATGTTCATGATTGTGTGTGTGGTTAAACAGCTGTTGCGGTAATATTTATCTCAGTTCATACCCGTAATATTTTATAAATGAATTGGACGATCCAATTGGCAATACAAGCAGCAATATAGCAGGGAGTAGGGAGGCTGTGATGTTCATCGCGGAATTTTACATGTGTAGTGTACAGATTGGTGCTCATTATAGGGTACAGTTTGTAAGAGGGGAAATCCACAAACTTCAATATTTGACTTCTTGGCATGGAATCTGATGGCCTGCCTCATCTTGCCTATTGTCTTGCCTCGCGGGTCGATCAACGCGCAAGCAAGCAACAGAACTTTCCCCCACTGTTGCTGAAACTTCTGTGCTGTAAACGTTTCTGCGGGAACAGCTCCTAGAGCATGGAAATCAGGTTATCGATGCTATCGAAGCGAAAATGGTTCTTCTTCAGTCTCCTCCGACGTGTGTTGTTTGCCCTGCCAAACAATGTCCACTCGGTCAGCTGGATAGGCGGCATAGCTCTAAAGATATGTCACACGGAGAGTAATGGCCACGAAACGGGATTGGCATGACATTACTACATTATAGGATCATGAAAGCAGCAAGCAATGAATGATTATC
This is a stretch of genomic DNA from Brachypodium distachyon strain Bd21 chromosome 1, Brachypodium_distachyon_v3.0, whole genome shotgun sequence. It encodes these proteins:
- the LOC100831622 gene encoding probable sucrose-phosphate synthase 3 isoform X3 encodes the protein MCGNDNWINSYLDAILDAGKGSGGGGGGGGGGGGGGELRPSLLLRERGHFSPARYFVEEVITGYDETDLYKTWSRANAMRSPQERNTRLENMTWRIWNLARKKKEFTKCCFIKWCNFKVEEANRLLKRRLETEKPRNDATAEMSEDLFEGEKGEDAGDASVAYGDSSTGNTPKISAVDKLYIVLISLHGLVRGENMELGRDSDTSGQVKYVVELAKALSSCPGVYRVDLLTRQILAPNYDRGYGEPSETLVPTSSKNLKHERRENSGAYIIRIPFGPKDKYLAKEHLWPYIQEFVDGALSHIVHMSKIIGEEIGCGHPVWPAVIHGHYASAGVAAALLSGALNVHMVFTGHFLGKDKLEGLLKQGRQTREEINMTYKIMRRIEAEELSLDASEIVIASTRQEIEEQWHLYDGFEVMLARKLRARVKRGANCYGRYMPRMVIIPPGVEFGHMIQDFDMDGEEVSPSPASEDPPIWSEIMRFFTNPRKPLILAVARPYPEKNITTLVKAFGECRPLRELANLTLIMGNREAISKMHNMSAAVLTSVLTLIDEYDLYGQVAYPKHHKHSEVLDIYRLAARTKGAFVNVAYFEQFGVTLIEAAMHGLPVIATKNGAPVEIHQVLDNGLLVDPHDQHAIADALYKLLSEKQLWSRCRENGLKNIHQFSWPEHCKNYLSRILTLSPRYPAFASSEDQIKAPIKGRKYIIVIAVDSASKNDLVCIIRNSIEATRTETLSGSTGFVLSTSLTMAEIHSLLISGGMVPTDFDAFICNSGSDLFYPSQAGDSPSTSRVTFALDRNYQSHIEYHWGGEGLRKYLVKWASSVVERRGRMEKQVIFEDAEHSSTCCLAFRVVNPNYLPPLKELQKLMRVQSLRCHALYNHSATRLSVIPIHASRSQALRYLSVRWGIELPNVAILVGETGDSDYEELFGGLHKTVVLKGEFNTPANRIHNVRRYPLQDVIALDCSNIIGVEGCSTDDMMSTLKKIGIPTK
- the LOC100831622 gene encoding probable sucrose-phosphate synthase 3 isoform X1; protein product: MCGNDNWINSYLDAILDAGKGSGGGGGGGGGGGGGGELRPSLLLRERGHFSPARYFVEEVITGYDETDLYKTWSRANAMRSPQERNTRLENMTWRIWNLARKKKEFTKCCFIKWCNFKVEEANRLLKRRLETEKPRNDATAEMSEDLFEGEKGEDAGDASVAYGDSSTGNTPKISAVDKLYIVLISLHGLVRGENMELGRDSDTSGQVKYVVELAKALSSCPGVYRVDLLTRQILAPNYDRGYGEPSETLVPTSSKNLKHERRENSGAYIIRIPFGPKDKYLAKEHLWPYIQEFVDGALSHIVHMSKIIGEEIGCGHPVWPAVIHGHYASAGVAAALLSGALNVHMVFTGHFLGKDKLEGLLKQGRQTREEINMTYKIMRRIEAEELSLDASEIVIASTRQEIEEQWHLYDGFEVMLARKLRARVKRGANCYGRYMPRMVVSIHCYSDSYFCYHKLIIPPGVEFGHMIQDFDMDGEEVSPSPASEDPPIWSEIMRFFTNPRKPLILAVARPYPEKNITTLVKAFGECRPLRELANLTLIMGNREAISKMHNMSAAVLTSVLTLIDEYDLYGQVAYPKHHKHSEVLDIYRLAARTKGAFVNVAYFEQFGVTLIEAAMHGLPVIATKNGAPVEIHQVLDNGLLVDPHDQHAIADALYKLLSEKQLWSRCRENGLKNIHQFSWPEHCKNYLSRILTLSPRYPAFASSEDQIKAPIKGRKYIIVIAVDSASKNDLVCIIRNSIEATRTETLSGSTGFVLSTSLTMAEIHSLLISGGMVPTDFDAFICNSGSDLFYPSQAGDSPSTSRVTFALDRNYQSHIEYHWGGEGLRKYLVKWASSVVERRGRMEKQVIFEDAEHSSTCCLAFRVVNPNYLPPLKELQKLMRVQSLRCHALYNHSATRLSVIPIHASRSQALRYLSVRWGIELPNVAILVGETGDSDYEELFGGLHKTVVLKGEFNTPANRIHNVRRYPLQDVIALDCSNIIGVEGCSTDDMMSTLKKIGIPTK
- the LOC100831622 gene encoding probable sucrose-phosphate synthase 3 isoform X2, with amino-acid sequence MCGNDNWINSYLDAILDAGKGSGGGGGGGGGGGGGGELRPSLLLRERGHFSPARYFVEEVITGYDETDLYKTWSRANAMRSPQERNTRLENMTWRIWNLARKKKEVEEANRLLKRRLETEKPRNDATAEMSEDLFEGEKGEDAGDASVAYGDSSTGNTPKISAVDKLYIVLISLHGLVRGENMELGRDSDTSGQVKYVVELAKALSSCPGVYRVDLLTRQILAPNYDRGYGEPSETLVPTSSKNLKHERRENSGAYIIRIPFGPKDKYLAKEHLWPYIQEFVDGALSHIVHMSKIIGEEIGCGHPVWPAVIHGHYASAGVAAALLSGALNVHMVFTGHFLGKDKLEGLLKQGRQTREEINMTYKIMRRIEAEELSLDASEIVIASTRQEIEEQWHLYDGFEVMLARKLRARVKRGANCYGRYMPRMVVSIHCYSDSYFCYHKLIIPPGVEFGHMIQDFDMDGEEVSPSPASEDPPIWSEIMRFFTNPRKPLILAVARPYPEKNITTLVKAFGECRPLRELANLTLIMGNREAISKMHNMSAAVLTSVLTLIDEYDLYGQVAYPKHHKHSEVLDIYRLAARTKGAFVNVAYFEQFGVTLIEAAMHGLPVIATKNGAPVEIHQVLDNGLLVDPHDQHAIADALYKLLSEKQLWSRCRENGLKNIHQFSWPEHCKNYLSRILTLSPRYPAFASSEDQIKAPIKGRKYIIVIAVDSASKNDLVCIIRNSIEATRTETLSGSTGFVLSTSLTMAEIHSLLISGGMVPTDFDAFICNSGSDLFYPSQAGDSPSTSRVTFALDRNYQSHIEYHWGGEGLRKYLVKWASSVVERRGRMEKQVIFEDAEHSSTCCLAFRVVNPNYLPPLKELQKLMRVQSLRCHALYNHSATRLSVIPIHASRSQALRYLSVRWGIELPNVAILVGETGDSDYEELFGGLHKTVVLKGEFNTPANRIHNVRRYPLQDVIALDCSNIIGVEGCSTDDMMSTLKKIGIPTK
- the LOC100831622 gene encoding probable sucrose-phosphate synthase 3 isoform X4; amino-acid sequence: MCGNDNWINSYLDAILDAGKGSGGGGGGGGGGGGGGELRPSLLLRERGHFSPARYFVEEVITGYDETDLYKTWSRANAMRSPQERNTRLENMTWRIWNLARKKKEVEEANRLLKRRLETEKPRNDATAEMSEDLFEGEKGEDAGDASVAYGDSSTGNTPKISAVDKLYIVLISLHGLVRGENMELGRDSDTSGQVKYVVELAKALSSCPGVYRVDLLTRQILAPNYDRGYGEPSETLVPTSSKNLKHERRENSGAYIIRIPFGPKDKYLAKEHLWPYIQEFVDGALSHIVHMSKIIGEEIGCGHPVWPAVIHGHYASAGVAAALLSGALNVHMVFTGHFLGKDKLEGLLKQGRQTREEINMTYKIMRRIEAEELSLDASEIVIASTRQEIEEQWHLYDGFEVMLARKLRARVKRGANCYGRYMPRMVIIPPGVEFGHMIQDFDMDGEEVSPSPASEDPPIWSEIMRFFTNPRKPLILAVARPYPEKNITTLVKAFGECRPLRELANLTLIMGNREAISKMHNMSAAVLTSVLTLIDEYDLYGQVAYPKHHKHSEVLDIYRLAARTKGAFVNVAYFEQFGVTLIEAAMHGLPVIATKNGAPVEIHQVLDNGLLVDPHDQHAIADALYKLLSEKQLWSRCRENGLKNIHQFSWPEHCKNYLSRILTLSPRYPAFASSEDQIKAPIKGRKYIIVIAVDSASKNDLVCIIRNSIEATRTETLSGSTGFVLSTSLTMAEIHSLLISGGMVPTDFDAFICNSGSDLFYPSQAGDSPSTSRVTFALDRNYQSHIEYHWGGEGLRKYLVKWASSVVERRGRMEKQVIFEDAEHSSTCCLAFRVVNPNYLPPLKELQKLMRVQSLRCHALYNHSATRLSVIPIHASRSQALRYLSVRWGIELPNVAILVGETGDSDYEELFGGLHKTVVLKGEFNTPANRIHNVRRYPLQDVIALDCSNIIGVEGCSTDDMMSTLKKIGIPTK